The genomic segment ttttgataatTGATGTTAATACAATTTTCTTCATTCTTGCAGGATGCAATCTCCGAATTTTACCGTTTTATATGGAATCTGTTTTACGCGGAGTACTTCATATTCCCCTTCATCTAGTGAAATTTCAAATTTGATGTTCATATTGGATTAGTTGCCAAGAACTCGGGAAAGTTCAAGTACAGAGAGTACGAGACCAAATGAATGGCAGACTAAGGTCACACAATTATATTAGGCAGAAGGACAGTGTAAATTTGTAAGATAACAATCTCGGTGTTGTCTcagatattttttttgttaatgGATACTGAAAGAGATTGATCAGAAGATATGGTGATCCTGTTGTCTGTGTTAACTTTATGTTTACAGCTGTTTTGGGTCTTTGTGGTAGACTTAGGCATCTGAAAAAGACTCTTGTGATTGAGATTGGCAACGTTAAAGTCTGTGATACGGATTATGGGTAAGCGTTAGAAACTTTAAATGTTTGAATTATAGCAAAAATATCTTAACCAAACATAACTAACATACATGATTTGTCTTCCTACAATTTGAAAAAATGTACCCCTAAAACTCATTTGCTTAATTAATGTGTGTTTCTTTGGGTTGAACTTTTAAATATTACTTCAAAGACCTTTCCCCACAAACAATGATCACTACACTAAATTCTATTTTTCGTAGAAACTTCCAATTTATCGAATGTCCCCGAAGAAGctagaaacttttaattcaaaatcaccgCAAAGAATCGAAATTAAAAAACTCGAATCAATTCATGAATTATTGAAAACAGATAAACCTATCATCGTGTCGAATAAAAATTCAGTGTcgctgattcatattcaatcaaATTCATACAAAAGCAGGCACATGTCCACCCAGCGAGAGTCTAATCTTGCACCGGTCAAAGAAAAGGACAAGGCATGTTTCCATAATTGATCATTTTCATTACATTAGATTACAATATATGGACACGAATACAAAAAGACGCACACACTATTCCAGAAGGCAAAAAttctccttattttcaaatgcTACGCGTTCCCAAATTAAACTATACATAGTTACTAGAGCGTGCAAATaccaaatttaaattttttgatatttttcaaTTGTATGAACTCGCTAGCTATCTATATCTCAATGGCGCAGCCAGATTGCACGAACCCAGAAAATTTCTCATTCGGTgtgatattaattttattattagtctttttattattatccaATAGAAAGAAGATATGTGGGCCACCCTGATAAGTTGCGCCGGTCAGCAAGCTCCACTTCCCAAGGTCCACCCCACATGAACCCACGCGCACAGTCGGGTCACTCGCCCCCCAACGTAACAGTTCCTTTTCGTTTTTGCCGACACAGGACCTCGGGCACTCGCGCACGCGCCACGCCTCCTCTACCACCCTCCACTCGCCGCCGCTTCTTATATCGTAAACTTCGGCGCTGCTCTTGAAATTCCCTTGCGACTCGGTGTCGTAGCCGCTCACGACCCAAAACTCCGACCCGATCACAATCCCTTCGCACTCGTCCCGCGCTTGTTTCATCCCTGGCAACTCGCTCCACTCGTTCTTCTTTATATCGAAAACCCACGCCGAACTCAACGCGTTTTTGCTCGCGTCGTGCCCCCCGGCGACTATCACCTTACCCTCCACGCCCCCCGCGGCGAAAAAAGACCGAATCGACGGCATGTCCGCGCACTTACTCCACGCTCGGCTCGTGAAATCGTACATAAAAACGTCCTTAACTGGCTCCCAACTCGATGGGTCCAACCCACCCATCAAAATCACCTTACCTTCGATGCTGGTTATTTGACAGAACATCGGCAGCCCATTTGGATACTTAGGGACCTGCTCGACTCTGTCCCAGCTCCGAGTCAACGGATCGAACATGGAAATTGCGTACCTGGGTTGATTCGCCGGTTTCGACCCGGATTCAGCGGGAAGCGCTTGAACCAAACATGCCACCTTGTGCGTAAACCCGTACTTCTTCCTGTGGTAGTAAAAATCCTTGCTCTGGATGAGCTCTCGCCAGCGCTTGCAAACTTGGGAGGAGACTCGGTGAGTTGAAAAGTGCAACCGAGTCAGACACTCAAGCGCAATCTCTTCAGGCAAACCGGGTAACAAATCGGCTGCCTGACATTTTTCGCAGGTCATGGTGAAATTGAATCAAAATTTTGGTTGAAAATGTATTTGATACTTGGGTAACCGATTGAGGTGGATAATGTTGAAATCAAAAAGTGACCTTCGACATAATACATCAACATATTTATAGTAAGAAACACCTGGAGCCTGGAATGGAGTTGAAGCATACAAGAAGCATTCAACTTGCCGTGACAATCGTAAACGTGGCAGTCATTCATTAGTTAAAATTCCACataatgattttaattttatatattttatattatatatttaaatattttatttttttataatcttttacatattttattaaaaaataactaagataatatattatttttaaattgtcgACGTGAAATGAACGGAAACGAAATAACCGAATGATTTTTGTAGTTATTTTATTTATCATTATAACATAAAGTCCAATTTgagataaattttttatatatgataTTAGAATGCTAATATACAAATTATGGCTTGCAGATTCATCttgaattaaattattataGAACTCCAAGTCAAATGCAGGATAGAATAAAATTGTTACCTTTTGTACTAACAAAGTTATACGTCAATAACACTGTtcctattttttatttttatttttagaagaACAATAGacctaatttcaatttcaaaGAGAAGTTAAAAGAGAAGGGCATAACTCCGTAAATCAAACATCCATAGGCGTACATACTTATGGGTGAGTCTATAATACGCTAAAAAATCTACTCTCGAGTTTCATTTTATATAAAACATCCCGTCAATCatctgtttttaaaaaaaaaaaatgtaaggtatatcaattttttttggtAGTGAAATGATCGGTTGATCATCTTATACAAACACATCGAAAATAAAGTATTGACTCACCCCATCTTCATCGTGACATCTTTCTACATTGATTAACTGACAACGATGAATTTCACATTTTCTTAAAGGTTAATTTCCCAAATCAATACATGTTTTACATCTAGAAGGAGGGGCGACGTTTGAATTACAAATCGAACATGGCAAAAACAttttgaacaaagctttattatattatatatccaTCGAAGGATGTGTTGAAATATAATGAGTAGTAAATAAGCATGCATATACGAATATTGATTGGCTGGACAATGATTTCCCTCTATGGTTTTCTAGCATTGCAACCAAGGACTTGTCTTAATGCATTTGTGttattctaaaaaaataaatagtttCTTGATAACGATAATGCATAGTTATGTATGCTGTATTTTTGTTGATATTAAATCGTGGAAAATTACAAAAGACAATTGGGGGAAAAGGTGAAGACAATCTGGTTGTAAAATAAATGAATTTTGACTTGAACTGTGATGTGATGTTCAATAATTTAAGGTCtatttctttaaaaatatggaagatatttaatttatattttcacCGCACAATTGATTAAAAATTACGCAATATTTTGGGGGAGAAGGTCAAGCATGTGCGCGGGGCCAAGATTTTGGAATTGCAGGTAATTTCTGAATCATGCTAATATTGTAGTAAATATTTATGagttagtctcatgtgagaccgtgtcacggattttaatctgtgagaccgatcaaccctacacatattcacaataaatagtagtactcttagcataaaaaataatattttttcatggataacccaaataagagatccgtatcacaaatacgatccgtgagaccatctcacacaagtttttgtcaatatcTATATATCAATGGCGTGAAACTTAGGCAATATTTGGTTatctttaaaattatttatttttgttttcaacaataaaaaaatataatcatatGCTTCATATAATCTGGAAAAAATACTTTAATCTTTTGTAAtttccaacttaaattatttttcaacttgaTAAATAGTATTCTAATGTCTGAAAAtactttatatatttttttgacgGTGGAAATACTTTATATTCATCAAGTTAAAATAGCTAAATATAGAGGATATGATATGACATAACGACCGGATAAAGTTTGTAAAACATGATATGATAtttgcaataaaaaaataaaaataaataaatacatatatatatatatatatatatatatattatattttattaaagttgaaGACATGATAATAATCATCTAGAAAAGACGTCAGATTTGTATTCTAACTTTACCCTTATATGATATTGAtattacattttttaaaaaaaaaaaatccaacacaattttattttattttttttattttaacaattcaaatataaatttagtcgttccataatttgtcaaatttcatttgGTTCatcaataatgataaaaaagactATACACACGTAttcgtgtatatatattataaaatttaatatggCGACCCCTCGCGCCGCATTGGATCAGAAACGATTACGATAAACATTAAAATCGAAAATAACTCTTATGACCTTAACCTTACTTGTCATCTCTGTCTTGAGTTAATGGCATAATAATATATACACAACACATAAAGTAATCTATCTTGAGTGTGACTGAGacattgaatatatatatatatatatatatatatatattatagaaTAAAAACGCAACGGTGTTTCTATTATGACGGGCACCACGAGTCATGGACCGAGTGAATATGATAATGTAAAGTTTATGTtttggaaaataattttttaacaattttttatgttattaaatttctttattttttctatttataaatttttttattgaaagtATTAATATGACACTACATATATCAATAACACATCGTCATATCGGTGTTGTTTAGAATCatgttaaaaatatcaaaattatcaaaaacaaaaataacaacttTCAATTCAATTTTCACAAAATAGAAAACCAAAATATAAACgattaaatataaaatctaaaattgtgatttttcatTCAATAATTTATCGAttggataaattttttttaaaaagaggaTAAGGGAGGTGGCGAAATGCGATGAATGGACAACACCGGGCCCCATTTTTGAATTTCCATAGCTTAGATGCATAACTGGATGCCACGTTGGATAACAGATAAGTTTGATGAGTAGGGTTGCCGTATCTTTTCTAAACAGGTGTGGTCTGATTTTTTCTTCTCCTTATCCGCACATAATTATTACTGTTCTCCCTATTctcttttttatatattttgtttttgtttttgtttttgttttttgagAAAATATCTTGTTGATTTTAATGGGCCTATTTGAAAACAATAATTCTTTtaggtactttttgtttttttgtttttattagtTATTCGGAATATTTGTTGTGGTACATAGTACTTATTAGAAAACAAACATttgtttgagacggtctcacggatcgtattttgtgatacgaatctcttatttggatcatcaatgaaaaatattactttttatgctaaaactattactttttattgtgaataacggaatgattgactcgtctcacgtataaagatttgtgagaccgtctcacaagatagtCACTCTATTAGAGAAACAAAGATGCTGATGTGATAAATGTCAGAAAAACTTATATGACATGCACTgtagaaatatattttataaaacaaagattaaataaaatgattGTTGTTTGATTATAGTATAGTTCTTACTTAATAATATCGgtgtaatataaatttaaaaattgttcCATATAAAATAGGTGTAGACAGAAGATACATGCATCTGTTTAAATTCTTACATACTAAGTAATTGACTTGGATATACGAGATGAATGAATTCTCCCTTCATTGACCAAATGAAACAACTGGGAGCCGACGGACCCAACTATTCAATACGGCAAACAGGACAGAGTTATCAGATTTATGAATTATATATATCCATTTTGTatgacaatatttttaaaaaaaaaaactaaacaaAAATTTTGGGAGTTTTAAGCTACACGGAGTGTGTTGTTTCAGCCGATGAATCTGCGTGTagcttaaaaaaaacaaaacaattatttattattatttgatcaaattcaaaataataataacacataCAACGCATGTGTATTTTTTACTATTAGTTAATTAAGATTTACAACGACATCATGTTCAGTCCTTTTAGAATTCTAAAATCGACTCCACACAAGATAGATGTGGATTATAAATTAcaaatcaaataatatataCTCTTCTTTCATTTATAATAACCAAAATTATATGGTACAAACTATCTTTTAAGGTTGCGTTTAGTGGGGTCGATGCAATTGGATATGATAAATAATctcataattattaaaattataagtAGGATGTTAATATTACTTAATGAACAATAGTATATTTGGTTTGATCGAGTAAATTTGAGGTAAGTTGATAAATTCAGATTTCGTatttttcaataattaattaatattaatgaaTTGTGATACATAAGATAATGttgttgtttttaattaaatgatttgatTAATGTAcggtaaataattaattatttgattgACGTAGATAATTAATGGATACACACATTTTCGACCAAACAAACGAAGAGATGGTCCATCAACCCAAACAAAACCCTAAAAATATTTGCCTAAGAAGTGCTAAAAGATATAAAGAAATATATGTAATGGGCTGGGTCGGGGGTTTGGGTTTGGGTTTGGGTTTGGGTTTGATAGTGGAAAACCGAAGCCCTGAACTCGGATATATGTCATAAATCTAAAATTAAATCTAAGTGAACACCAATTATATTTTCAAATGTCCAGATTTTAATTCCTTCTTTAAATCCAATTGTAGCCTAAGAAAGAAACGAGAGTTTAATATATCAAATGTGTATTTGTTTGTGAGTAGTAATCTTTTAACATGgcctcacgaatatttatcagTAAGACGAGTCCAtccaacaataaaaaaaaatactcttagcataaaaaataatattttttcatagatgacccaaataagaaatctgtcacacaaaatacaacccgtgagacttTCTCACAGAAATTTTTGTCTTTGTTTGTAGACGTGTGATTTAAAATGTCGTAATTAATTAATCTGAGTAAAACTTGTTCGATTCTGGTGTTAAAATAACTAACAGTAGTTTAGTTCTGAATAAGTTAATTATTCTTATTAGTAGATAAAAGTTCGAAACTATCAAAATAAATCTACATAAACGatgatatatatttaaataaagaaattataaattaataa from the Primulina eburnea isolate SZY01 chromosome 3, ASM2296580v1, whole genome shotgun sequence genome contains:
- the LOC140825290 gene encoding F-box/kelch-repeat protein At2g44130-like codes for the protein MTCEKCQAADLLPGLPEEIALECLTRLHFSTHRVSSQVCKRWRELIQSKDFYYHRKKYGFTHKVACLVQALPAESGSKPANQPRYAISMFDPLTRSWDRVEQVPKYPNGLPMFCQITSIEGKVILMGGLDPSSWEPVKDVFMYDFTSRAWSKCADMPSIRSFFAAGGVEGKVIVAGGHDASKNALSSAWVFDIKKNEWSELPGMKQARDECEGIVIGSEFWVVSGYDTESQGNFKSSAEVYDIRSGGEWRVVEEAWRVRECPRSCVGKNEKELLRWGASDPTVRVGSCGVDLGKWSLLTGATYQGGPHIFFLLDNNKKTNNKINITPNEKFSGFVQSGCAIEI